The following proteins are co-located in the Triticum aestivum cultivar Chinese Spring chromosome 1A, IWGSC CS RefSeq v2.1, whole genome shotgun sequence genome:
- the LOC123085884 gene encoding uncharacterized protein, producing MSTAVTPSAPFRSDTIEPLTGSNFPRWKSQVELCLGCNEFDYALREEKPVAPVAGVTGYAELKKEYDVKMEKWNKSNHIALLIMKATISPDISEALPKKDTAKDFLTEMEEQFKGSDKVYAHELFAKLLQKYTIDGNVRQHILRVVNAFTKLKALECSLSEALLVIIILESLPEEFEQFKVNYNSLKEKWPLSEMTARIVQEEERIMRQKKDHVFHVGSNKRKHDGQGFPKPQKRQVKKEGTKPFNPKAFKGKEAGGSSSAPSSSTAGENACNFCKEEGHYQRDCPGFLKWMNKRGIRYDPNHKRRNKKA from the exons ATGTCCACTGCCGTGACAC CTTCCGCTCCATTCCGGTCCGACACGATCGAACCACTTACGGGGAGTAACTTCCCTCGTTGGAAGTCCCAAGTCGAATTATGTTTGGGTTGTAATGAATTTGACTATGCCTTGAGGGAAGAAAAACCTGTGGCACCTGTGGCAGGTGTCACAGGGTATGCAGAACTCAAGAAGGAGTATGATGTTAAGATGGAAAAGTGGAATAAGTCCAACCATATTGCGCTTCTCATCATGAAAGCGACAATATCGCCGGACATTTCTGAAGCACTCCCTAAGAAAGATACTGCTAAAGATTTCCTCACTGAAATGGAGGAGCAATTTAAAGGCTCCGACAAAGTGTATGCTCATGAGCTTTTTGCTAAACTTCTTCAGAAATACACTATTGACGGAAATGTTAGGCAGCACATATTGAGGGTGGTAAATGCTTTCACCAAGCTTAAGGCTTTGGAGTGTTCTTTAAGTGAAGCCCTTCTTGTCATAATTATTCTTGAGTCTCTTCCTGAAGAGTTTGAACAATTTAAGGTCAACTATAACTCTCTAAAGGAAAAATGGCCACTCTCTGAGATGACCGCAAGGATCGTCCAGGAGGAAGAAAGGATCATGAGGCAGAAGAAAGACCATGTCTTTCATGTTGGCTCTAACAAGAGAAAGCATGACGGACAAGGTTTCCCTAAGCCTCAGAAAAGGCAAGTCAAGAAAGAAGGCACTAAGCCATTCAACCCTAAGGCATTCAAGGGTAAAGAAGCCGGTGGTTCTTCTTCTGCTCCTAGCAGCTCCACTGCTGGAGAAAATGCTTGTAACTTCTGCAAAGAAGAGGGACACTATCAAAGGGACTGCCCAGGCTTTCTAAAATGGATGAACAAAAGAG GGATTCGATACGATCCAAACCAtaagaggaggaacaagaaagctTAA